A part of Sediminispirochaeta bajacaliforniensis DSM 16054 genomic DNA contains:
- a CDS encoding ECF-type riboflavin transporter substrate-binding protein has product MKKLSPKTVVIIAIGAALYGIGGLPIFGIPIFAETTLKPAMAILAIFAALYGPVVGFLVGFLGHWITDLFAGWGVWMTWVLGSGIVGIVIGLFPIITKDKVDEGIFAAKEIIIFIILAFIGNFVGYSISAFLDYVLYAEPASKVIAQQLIIASTNTVIIAIIGSIIMALIAKRNRQGSELSEEE; this is encoded by the coding sequence ATGAAAAAGCTCTCTCCCAAAACGGTGGTTATTATTGCCATCGGCGCCGCCCTCTATGGAATCGGGGGCCTGCCGATCTTCGGTATTCCGATCTTTGCAGAGACCACCCTGAAACCGGCCATGGCAATCCTGGCGATCTTTGCCGCCCTCTACGGACCTGTGGTCGGATTCCTCGTCGGGTTTCTCGGCCACTGGATCACCGATCTTTTCGCCGGCTGGGGCGTCTGGATGACCTGGGTCCTCGGTTCCGGTATCGTCGGAATCGTCATCGGTCTCTTTCCCATCATCACAAAGGACAAGGTGGATGAAGGAATATTCGCAGCCAAAGAGATCATCATCTTCATTATCCTGGCCTTTATCGGCAACTTCGTAGGCTACAGCATTTCGGCCTTTCTCGATTATGTCCTCTACGCCGAACCCGCCAGCAAGGTTATCGCCCAGCAGCTGATCATCGCCAGCACCAACACGGTCATCATTGCAATCATCGGATCGATCATCATGGCCCTGATTGCAAAGCGGAACCGACAGGGCAGCGAGCTTTCCGAGGAAGAATGA
- a CDS encoding SAM hydrolase/SAM-dependent halogenase family protein gives MDRHKLLLFQTDFGRLEGTVAEMYGVALGVDQGLKIHEITHYIPQFNIWEASYRLMQALPWWPKETVAVSVVDPGVGSSRRSVVAKTSQDHYIVTPDNGSLTHIAKHVGLNALREIDERTNRAPGSGESHTFHGRDVYGYTGARLASGTITFNEVGPGLDPKSIVTLPLLEPETERGSLTGMIEILDIRYGNVWTNIPKKLFDSAGFSSGCKALVTITRSGETLFQETLPYLDFFSAAEQGEDLIYNNELLFVSLSTNQGSFAEKHGIQSGPEWKIRFEIA, from the coding sequence ATGGATCGACATAAACTACTGCTTTTTCAAACCGATTTCGGCAGACTCGAAGGAACGGTGGCGGAGATGTACGGGGTGGCCCTTGGGGTCGATCAGGGCCTCAAAATCCATGAGATTACCCACTACATCCCCCAGTTCAATATCTGGGAGGCCAGTTATCGCCTCATGCAGGCCCTACCCTGGTGGCCGAAGGAGACGGTGGCCGTCTCGGTGGTTGATCCAGGAGTCGGCTCGAGCAGAAGATCGGTGGTTGCGAAAACCTCACAGGATCACTATATCGTCACCCCGGACAACGGAAGCCTTACCCATATTGCAAAGCATGTGGGGCTTAACGCTTTGCGGGAGATAGACGAGAGAACAAACAGGGCCCCGGGAAGCGGAGAGAGCCACACATTCCACGGCAGGGATGTCTACGGCTATACCGGTGCACGTCTTGCTTCGGGAACCATCACCTTTAACGAAGTCGGGCCAGGACTCGATCCGAAGAGCATCGTTACCCTCCCCCTTTTGGAACCCGAAACGGAAAGGGGGTCGCTTACCGGCATGATCGAGATCCTTGATATCCGTTACGGAAATGTCTGGACGAACATTCCCAAAAAGCTCTTCGACTCGGCAGGTTTTAGCTCCGGGTGCAAGGCCCTTGTCACCATTACCCGAAGCGGCGAAACGCTCTTCCAGGAAACCCTGCCCTACCTCGACTTTTTCTCGGCAGCAGAGCAAGGAGAGGATCTTATCTACAATAACGAGCTCCTCTTTGTCTCCCTCTCCACCAATCAGGGAAGTTTCGCCGAAAAGCATGGCATCCAATCCGGACCGGAGTGGAAAATCCGGTTCGAGATCGCATAA
- a CDS encoding SAM hydrolase/SAM-dependent halogenase family protein — MRKTNGSLVFQSDFGTIDGAVSAMYGVAEAVSDNLKLYDLTHEIPQFNIWEASYRLIQTIEYWRPGTVFVSVVDPGVGTSRKSVVALAQSGHYIVTPDNGTLTHISESIGITAMREIEESINRLGGSEKSYTFHGRDIYAYTGARLASGVITFEQIGPELAPEPVTIAHQPAELRDGIITASIDILDARYGSLWTNVPRTMFEELGVEYGHTVLVEISKYGNTVYGNRLIFGKSFSDAAIGQSLVYINSLLNVGIAVNQGNFSRAHNIESGRGWVVRLSKGD, encoded by the coding sequence ATGAGAAAGACAAACGGCAGCCTTGTGTTTCAAAGCGACTTCGGAACCATCGACGGTGCGGTTAGCGCCATGTACGGTGTGGCGGAAGCGGTTAGCGATAATCTAAAATTGTACGATCTTACCCATGAGATTCCGCAGTTCAACATCTGGGAGGCCAGTTACCGTCTGATTCAGACCATCGAATATTGGCGGCCGGGAACGGTCTTTGTGTCGGTAGTCGATCCCGGGGTCGGTACCAGCAGGAAAAGCGTGGTGGCCCTGGCACAAAGCGGCCACTACATCGTTACGCCCGACAACGGAACCCTGACGCATATATCCGAATCCATCGGAATCACCGCCATGCGCGAGATAGAAGAGAGCATCAACCGCCTCGGCGGCAGCGAAAAGAGCTACACCTTTCACGGCCGGGATATCTACGCCTATACCGGGGCCAGACTTGCCTCGGGAGTGATCACCTTTGAACAGATTGGACCTGAGCTTGCGCCGGAACCTGTCACCATCGCTCATCAGCCTGCGGAATTACGAGATGGGATTATTACCGCAAGCATCGATATTCTCGACGCCCGTTACGGAAGCCTCTGGACCAATGTTCCCCGGACCATGTTCGAAGAGCTCGGAGTCGAATACGGCCATACGGTACTGGTGGAGATAAGCAAATACGGCAACACCGTATACGGGAACCGGCTTATCTTCGGAAAATCCTTCAGCGACGCGGCAATCGGCCAGTCGCTGGTCTACATCAATTCACTGCTGAACGTGGGTATTGCCGTGAATCAGGGAAACTTCTCCAGGGCCCACAACATCGAGTCAGGGCGGGGCTGGGTGGTCCGTCTGTCCAAGGGTGATTAA
- the eda gene encoding bifunctional 4-hydroxy-2-oxoglutarate aldolase/2-dehydro-3-deoxy-phosphogluconate aldolase, with protein sequence MNSDQFLRAIRPYGLIPVIKLEHLEDARHIGRGLCDGGLPIAEITFRSEYAEAGIALLCKEFPELLVGAGTVLTPSQADAARSAGARFIVSPGFNPRLVDHVLRTGTIMIPGVSNPSQIEWALEKGLSVLKFFPAEVSGGVRFLKAVAPVYPQVHFLPSGGIGLENVREYLALPMVSACGGSWLTKAGTAEGIAAEVRKSLNLVRGVADV encoded by the coding sequence ATGAACAGTGATCAATTTCTACGGGCCATACGGCCCTACGGGCTTATTCCTGTTATCAAACTGGAACATCTTGAAGATGCTCGGCATATTGGAAGGGGATTGTGTGATGGTGGGCTTCCTATTGCTGAGATTACCTTTCGTTCGGAATATGCCGAGGCGGGAATAGCGCTCCTTTGCAAAGAATTCCCGGAACTTTTAGTCGGAGCGGGAACTGTTCTTACCCCGTCCCAGGCCGATGCCGCACGTTCGGCAGGTGCTCGGTTTATTGTGTCTCCCGGTTTCAATCCAAGACTTGTTGATCATGTTCTTCGTACCGGAACCATAATGATTCCGGGAGTTTCCAACCCAAGTCAGATCGAGTGGGCTCTTGAAAAGGGTTTGTCGGTTTTGAAGTTCTTCCCTGCCGAGGTTTCGGGAGGCGTGCGATTTCTCAAGGCCGTTGCCCCTGTGTATCCTCAGGTACACTTTTTACCCTCAGGCGGTATCGGCCTTGAGAATGTAAGGGAGTACCTTGCTCTTCCCATGGTATCGGCCTGCGGCGGCAGCTGGCTCACCAAGGCCGGTACGGCCGAAGGCATTGCGGCGGAGGTCAGAAAGAGTCTGAACCTTGTGCGGGGAGTTGCGGATGTTTGA
- a CDS encoding sugar kinase produces the protein MFDQKATSTADARVVTLGEIMLRLTSPGHTRLLQTPFLEASFGGGEANVAVSLASFGLDAAFFTALPEGPLGDAAVGELRRRGVDTSAIIRQGERIGIYFLETGANQRASNVLYDRSGSAIALLRREEVDLSALFAGASWFHITGITPAISETAAALSIAAVRTAKEMGLTVSCDLNFRKKLWKYGKSAPQVMGELLPYVDIAVANEEDCQHSLGIGLDIDVSSGGLEVDRYRDLASLVLGRYPNLSKLAITLREARSADSNGWSALLATRGDIYMSRRYEIRDIVDRVGGGDAFAAGLIYGLLCFDDEQEALEFAVAAGCLKHSVSGDLNLVSRQEVLRLMSGDGSGRVRR, from the coding sequence ATGTTTGATCAAAAAGCGACTTCGACAGCCGATGCCAGGGTCGTTACCCTGGGTGAAATCATGCTGCGACTTACCAGTCCCGGCCACACAAGGCTTTTGCAAACGCCCTTTCTTGAGGCGAGTTTCGGCGGAGGAGAGGCCAATGTCGCCGTTTCTCTTGCCTCTTTCGGCCTTGATGCGGCATTTTTCACCGCACTGCCCGAGGGCCCCCTGGGGGATGCCGCAGTGGGAGAGTTGCGTCGACGAGGCGTCGATACCTCTGCGATTATACGGCAGGGTGAGCGCATTGGCATCTATTTTCTTGAGACCGGTGCCAACCAGCGGGCCAGCAACGTGCTCTACGATCGTTCCGGTTCTGCAATAGCTCTGCTTCGGCGGGAAGAGGTTGATCTCAGCGCCCTTTTTGCGGGAGCTAGCTGGTTTCATATCACCGGCATTACCCCTGCGATATCGGAAACGGCGGCCGCACTCAGTATCGCGGCGGTTCGGACTGCAAAGGAGATGGGGCTTACCGTTTCCTGCGATCTTAATTTCCGCAAAAAGCTGTGGAAATACGGGAAAAGTGCCCCACAGGTGATGGGGGAGCTTCTCCCGTATGTCGATATTGCCGTCGCCAATGAGGAGGACTGCCAGCACTCTTTGGGCATCGGCCTGGATATCGATGTTTCTTCCGGTGGCCTTGAAGTCGACCGCTATCGGGATCTTGCCTCCCTTGTGCTCGGTCGTTATCCCAATCTTTCCAAACTGGCCATCACCTTACGTGAGGCCAGGAGCGCCGATTCCAATGGTTGGTCGGCTTTGCTTGCCACTCGCGGCGATATCTATATGAGCCGCAGATATGAGATCCGCGATATCGTTGATCGTGTAGGAGGTGGCGATGCCTTTGCCGCCGGGCTTATTTATGGTCTCTTGTGTTTTGATGATGAGCAAGAGGCACTGGAATTTGCCGTTGCCGCGGGCTGTCTGAAACATTCAGTCTCCGGTGACCTCAACCTTGTCTCCAGACAGGAGGTGCTTCGGCTTATGTCGGGAGACGGCTCGGGCAGGGTTCGCCGATAG
- a CDS encoding SDR family NAD(P)-dependent oxidoreductase encodes MQNVQTPLLFSLEGKVALVTGGGVNIGRGISLALAEAGAKVYVAYHSSSSAAEKTVQEINDKGGAAEAFHVDVSNETAVEALFGEIMKKEGALDILVNNSGVLSLSEQSELSVAEWDRIFGINARGVFLCCREAAKSMHPGSAIVNVASINAIHPGFGKSAHYDATKGAVAAYTRSLAAELGPAGIRVNAVAPGLIDSPQLRKRAPELVESVVRRSPLGRLSLPEDIGAGVLFLVSRASGNITGQLLVIDGGYLLS; translated from the coding sequence ATGCAAAACGTACAAACCCCACTCCTTTTTTCGCTTGAAGGCAAAGTCGCCCTCGTAACAGGCGGCGGTGTCAACATCGGACGGGGGATTAGCCTGGCCCTTGCCGAAGCAGGCGCTAAGGTATATGTCGCCTATCATTCATCATCCTCGGCGGCCGAAAAAACCGTTCAGGAAATTAACGACAAGGGAGGGGCTGCCGAAGCTTTCCACGTCGATGTCTCGAACGAGACAGCGGTAGAGGCTCTTTTCGGAGAGATCATGAAAAAAGAGGGTGCGCTTGATATCCTGGTGAACAACAGCGGAGTCCTATCTTTATCGGAGCAGAGCGAGTTGTCGGTGGCCGAATGGGACCGAATATTCGGTATAAATGCCCGGGGAGTCTTTCTTTGCTGCAGGGAGGCAGCGAAGAGCATGCATCCGGGATCTGCCATCGTCAACGTGGCAAGCATCAATGCCATTCACCCCGGTTTCGGCAAAAGTGCCCATTACGATGCCACAAAGGGAGCCGTTGCAGCCTACACTCGCAGCTTGGCGGCCGAACTCGGCCCTGCGGGGATACGAGTGAACGCAGTCGCTCCCGGACTTATCGATTCACCACAGCTGAGAAAACGCGCTCCCGAACTTGTGGAGTCTGTAGTCCGAAGAAGCCCTTTGGGACGCCTATCACTCCCCGAAGATATTGGAGCAGGGGTGTTATTCCTTGTCTCAAGGGCCTCAGGCAACATCACTGGGCAACTACTCGTTATCGACGGGGGCTATCTGCTTAGCTAA
- a CDS encoding AEC family transporter, translating to MKEQFLSIIITIGPILILLISGMLLRTMHVIDPTHVQGLQILVLKVILPSALFLTFLDMRLQGNYILLPLFAFFLCVVTYAYGFAMRKKFHEPPAFRYLMSSFEFGMMGITLFVAAFGQQQLGKIAIIGLGQEFFVWFVMVPSLSGLTGSRSDTTKVIKSFVTNPALVAIFAGLVLNISGFPRWGEDTLPARLLISTLKNLSPALVPLILIIIGYNMDFKPRYMKQAAMIFLQRIIIMGPLALLFIIFIMGPVLHLDRFFLYAVITLIILPPPFVIPLFLPQKREGEIPQINGVLMGYTLLTVAAFCLFVVIVDLQ from the coding sequence ATGAAAGAGCAGTTTCTATCGATTATAATCACCATCGGCCCGATTCTCATTCTGCTTATCAGCGGCATGCTGTTACGGACCATGCACGTCATAGACCCAACGCATGTTCAAGGGCTCCAGATTTTGGTCCTCAAAGTGATCCTTCCTTCCGCCCTTTTTTTGACCTTCCTCGATATGCGCCTGCAAGGCAATTATATTCTGCTGCCCCTCTTTGCCTTTTTTCTTTGTGTGGTAACCTATGCCTACGGTTTCGCTATGAGGAAGAAGTTTCATGAACCTCCAGCCTTTCGCTACCTCATGAGCTCTTTTGAATTCGGGATGATGGGCATCACCCTTTTTGTCGCAGCCTTCGGGCAGCAACAGCTTGGGAAGATTGCCATCATAGGGCTCGGCCAGGAGTTCTTCGTCTGGTTTGTCATGGTCCCGTCGCTAAGCGGGCTTACCGGCTCCCGCTCAGATACAACGAAAGTGATCAAAAGCTTTGTGACCAACCCGGCCCTCGTCGCTATATTTGCCGGCCTCGTTCTTAACATAAGCGGTTTTCCAAGGTGGGGAGAAGATACCCTTCCCGCCCGCCTTCTGATATCGACCCTAAAAAACCTAAGCCCCGCCCTGGTTCCCTTAATTCTGATCATCATAGGCTACAACATGGATTTCAAACCACGCTACATGAAACAAGCAGCCATGATTTTTCTGCAAAGAATCATCATCATGGGCCCCCTTGCACTACTTTTCATCATTTTTATTATGGGGCCGGTCCTCCATCTTGATCGCTTTTTTCTTTATGCCGTCATCACCCTGATCATCCTTCCACCGCCCTTTGTCATTCCGCTTTTCCTTCCCCAAAAAAGAGAGGGGGAGATTCCTCAGATCAATGGGGTTCTGATGGGGTATACACTGTTGACTGTTGCAGCTTTCTGCCTCTTTGTGGTGATTGTTGATCTTCAGTAG
- a CDS encoding sugar-binding transcriptional regulator → MITIEKEEYRKALLAKIAYLYYNEGKNQQEISTEVGIARPIISKMLNEARETHIVEIRVKHPWTSQSLETEIIQRFGLKEARIIVCQNEETDCSMADLGRVAADYFNSVVRPDSIIGISWGKALREMLRCIEQRELPDAKVIQLIGASGSEIVTTDGPRYAQMLAERLSCSSFYLHVPLVVESESVRNALLQDIRIHNTLANARKANITFVGIGYTEDIDNYSLLRTGYITKDELRKLIKEGAIGDICARHFDIEGNYLDTDFDRRTIGISLEDLRQIDTVVGVSGNSVKAPALYGALKGGYLNVLITDSATAIALIKIDEKRKKKA, encoded by the coding sequence ATGATTACCATCGAAAAAGAGGAGTATCGAAAGGCCCTTTTGGCAAAGATTGCCTATTTGTACTACAACGAAGGCAAGAACCAGCAGGAAATATCAACGGAGGTGGGGATTGCCCGTCCCATCATCTCAAAAATGCTGAATGAAGCCAGAGAAACTCATATCGTCGAGATTCGGGTTAAGCATCCCTGGACCTCGCAAAGTCTTGAAACGGAGATCATACAAAGGTTTGGTCTGAAAGAGGCCAGAATCATCGTCTGCCAAAATGAAGAGACCGACTGCAGCATGGCCGACCTGGGAAGGGTTGCAGCGGACTACTTCAACAGTGTTGTCCGTCCGGATTCAATCATCGGAATTTCCTGGGGAAAAGCCTTACGGGAGATGCTTCGCTGCATCGAACAAAGAGAACTTCCAGATGCCAAGGTCATCCAGCTCATCGGCGCATCAGGGTCGGAAATTGTCACCACCGACGGCCCCCGCTACGCCCAGATGCTCGCCGAAAGACTAAGCTGCTCCAGCTTTTATCTTCATGTTCCCCTGGTGGTCGAAAGCGAATCGGTACGCAACGCTCTTTTACAGGATATCAGAATCCACAACACCCTTGCCAATGCGAGGAAGGCTAATATCACCTTCGTGGGAATCGGCTATACCGAAGACATTGATAACTACAGTCTCCTTCGAACCGGATACATAACAAAGGATGAGCTGCGCAAACTTATAAAAGAAGGCGCGATCGGTGATATTTGTGCCCGCCACTTCGATATAGAAGGCAATTATCTCGACACGGACTTCGACCGCAGGACCATAGGAATCAGTTTAGAGGATCTTAGGCAGATCGATACGGTTGTCGGGGTCTCGGGAAACAGTGTCAAGGCACCGGCCCTCTACGGCGCCCTGAAGGGAGGGTATCTCAATGTACTGATCACCGACAGTGCGACTGCGATAGCCCTTATAAAGATAGACGAAAAAAGAAAGAAGAAAGCATAA
- the lsrF gene encoding 3-hydroxy-5-phosphonooxypentane-2,4-dione thiolase, which produces MFDNISWGKKRRLSQIVKGDGRALMLAIDHGYFMGSTTGMEVPSKAIEKLLPYTDSLMLSPGVLTSSIDPDFGKGCVLRASGGNTILDKDIDDEGLILTAEEAVRLNASAVAVSIFVGAEHSHQTILNLSTMISDAARFDLPVLGVTAVGKALKDKKEKRYLAHASRIAAELGADIVKTYYCDGFEEVVTKTPVPIVVAGGPKLDTYEDVLTLCYRSIQEGAIGVDMGRNIWQSEYPSAIIQGVQKIIHENFSVKQALEYTNDLCNEETKRVELFKVTARDIEESKLH; this is translated from the coding sequence ATGTTTGACAATATCTCTTGGGGAAAAAAACGTCGTCTTTCTCAGATTGTGAAGGGTGATGGCAGGGCCTTGATGCTTGCCATCGATCATGGCTATTTCATGGGGTCGACCACCGGCATGGAGGTTCCGTCGAAGGCCATTGAGAAGTTACTTCCGTATACCGATTCCCTGATGCTCAGCCCAGGTGTCCTGACAAGTAGCATAGATCCCGATTTTGGCAAGGGCTGTGTTTTGCGGGCCTCCGGCGGTAATACCATCTTAGATAAGGATATCGATGATGAAGGGCTTATCCTCACCGCAGAAGAAGCGGTCAGGCTCAATGCCTCCGCCGTTGCCGTTTCCATTTTTGTCGGTGCCGAACACTCTCATCAGACTATTCTCAATCTAAGTACGATGATCAGCGATGCGGCACGCTTTGATCTGCCGGTCCTCGGCGTGACTGCGGTAGGAAAGGCGCTGAAAGATAAAAAGGAGAAGCGCTACCTTGCTCACGCTTCGCGGATTGCGGCCGAGTTGGGAGCCGATATCGTCAAGACCTACTATTGTGACGGTTTTGAAGAGGTCGTGACGAAGACCCCTGTTCCCATCGTGGTCGCCGGAGGGCCGAAGCTTGATACCTACGAGGATGTACTGACCCTTTGTTACCGATCGATCCAGGAAGGAGCCATCGGCGTGGATATGGGGAGAAACATCTGGCAGTCCGAGTATCCCTCTGCGATTATCCAGGGTGTTCAGAAAATCATCCATGAAAACTTTTCTGTGAAACAGGCCCTCGAGTATACCAACGATCTTTGTAATGAAGAGACAAAGCGTGTTGAACTGTTCAAGGTAACAGCCCGGGATATCGAAGAGAGCAAGCTTCACTAA
- a CDS encoding sugar ABC transporter ATP-binding protein, translated as METAEEKQKEEILVLSNIWKSFSGVSVLKGVNMTLREGEIHALLGGNGSGKSTLMKIVSGIYGRDAGTILVDGEEVVFQNPSQAHLGHIYLVPQEPQIFPHLSIEENVILGTGCKVGDMTREIVRIGEALGFCEDLSELAGALSIAQQQLLEIIRGLIRKARVLILDEPTSTLTFKEVNSLFERLKVLKSQGIGIFFISHRLNEILEISDRVSVLRDGNMVLCKATSKLDHIKLVKAMLPEGKAGREEPCEEKRQSIGDETVFELHDFSSEDFKDISLNVKSGEIVGLAGVVGAGRTELAEAVMGITGGSEGRVCVSDKELAVRTPGRCQESGLVYVPEDRAAHGIFLGQPNYFTTTSSILRRFGKVFMSSGKEYGIAKRFIEQFRIKVAGPDQVASTLSGGNQQKVVLSRVIACDPSVIILDEPTRGVDAEARLDVYKIIRSLTAQGVGVLLISSDLEEILELSDRIYIMYHGQITGEYARSECDIETVTAGAFGVQGSHV; from the coding sequence ATGGAAACTGCGGAAGAGAAGCAAAAAGAGGAAATCTTGGTGCTCTCAAATATCTGGAAATCCTTCAGCGGTGTTTCTGTTCTCAAAGGGGTCAATATGACCCTTCGGGAGGGGGAGATTCACGCTTTACTCGGGGGAAACGGCTCGGGAAAGTCGACCCTCATGAAGATCGTTTCCGGGATCTACGGTCGTGATGCCGGGACGATCCTTGTGGACGGAGAAGAGGTGGTATTCCAAAACCCCTCGCAGGCCCATCTGGGGCACATCTATCTGGTTCCACAGGAGCCTCAGATCTTTCCCCACCTCAGTATCGAAGAGAATGTCATCTTGGGAACGGGGTGTAAGGTCGGTGATATGACCAGGGAGATTGTTCGAATAGGAGAAGCCCTTGGCTTTTGCGAGGATCTCTCAGAGCTTGCAGGGGCTTTGAGCATAGCACAACAGCAGCTGCTCGAAATCATTCGCGGTCTTATCCGCAAGGCCAGAGTGCTTATTCTGGACGAGCCTACATCGACCCTCACCTTTAAAGAGGTGAACTCCCTTTTCGAACGGTTGAAGGTTCTTAAATCCCAGGGGATAGGCATCTTTTTCATCTCCCACAGGCTTAATGAAATACTTGAGATTTCGGACCGGGTGAGCGTACTTCGGGATGGGAACATGGTGCTTTGTAAAGCGACTTCTAAACTTGATCACATCAAGTTGGTCAAAGCCATGTTACCTGAAGGAAAGGCGGGCAGGGAGGAACCTTGCGAAGAGAAGCGGCAATCCATCGGTGATGAGACCGTTTTTGAACTGCATGATTTTAGTTCCGAGGATTTCAAAGATATTTCTCTCAATGTCAAAAGCGGGGAGATTGTGGGGCTTGCCGGTGTCGTGGGTGCGGGACGGACGGAACTTGCAGAAGCGGTCATGGGAATCACCGGAGGAAGCGAGGGAAGAGTATGTGTTTCCGATAAAGAACTTGCGGTCCGGACCCCCGGCCGCTGTCAGGAATCCGGGCTTGTCTATGTGCCGGAAGATCGTGCGGCTCACGGAATTTTTCTCGGACAGCCTAATTACTTTACCACGACTTCCAGCATCCTTCGCCGTTTCGGAAAGGTATTCATGTCGTCGGGAAAGGAATACGGCATTGCCAAACGCTTCATCGAGCAATTCAGAATAAAGGTGGCTGGCCCCGATCAGGTCGCATCGACCCTTTCGGGCGGGAATCAGCAAAAGGTGGTACTTTCACGGGTGATTGCCTGTGATCCCAGCGTGATCATCCTTGACGAACCGACAAGGGGTGTCGATGCCGAAGCCCGTCTTGACGTGTACAAAATCATCAGGTCGCTGACGGCTCAGGGGGTCGGCGTCTTACTTATCTCCTCCGACCTCGAAGAAATTCTCGAACTGAGCGACCGTATTTACATTATGTACCACGGTCAGATCACCGGTGAGTATGCACGAAGCGAATGCGACATCGAAACCGTTACGGCGGGAGCCTTTGGAGTGCAGGGTAGCCATGTTTAG
- a CDS encoding ABC transporter permease subunit, with the protein MFSVLIRKRAFLVFLIQIVLIIVVGIINPLFVRISTLSGIIDSSLIIVLIALGEMFVLLTGGIDVSVGAITGLSAVAVGLSLNAGISIPMSMILGLLAGFTAGAVNGIGVGLIGVPPIIMTLGTMGVFRGTMYILTGGSWIDHVVTSYKRISGIDLFGISALAWIVLLLGIISALIIQKTRAGRIFHYVGDNREGAFFMGIHVKAGVFWAHVFAGLFAGLAGLVFVSQIGFIPMQTGSGQEMRAVAACVLGGVSLSGGVGGPMGALVGGLFLTTIDSILVFLKVPAFWNDAIAGAILLSVVLLDFRFRKAFEAQLKSRRAQLVLEESALEEGAV; encoded by the coding sequence ATGTTTAGCGTATTAATAAGAAAACGGGCATTTCTGGTCTTTCTGATTCAGATTGTGCTCATTATCGTCGTTGGGATCATCAATCCCCTTTTTGTCAGGATCTCGACACTATCGGGAATCATAGATTCCTCACTTATTATCGTATTGATCGCCTTAGGCGAGATGTTTGTCCTGCTTACCGGCGGTATCGATGTTTCGGTCGGTGCCATTACCGGTCTGAGCGCCGTTGCTGTGGGGCTTTCCCTAAATGCGGGGATCTCCATCCCCATGAGCATGATCCTGGGACTCCTGGCGGGATTTACAGCGGGAGCTGTCAATGGCATAGGGGTCGGACTCATAGGCGTTCCTCCCATCATCATGACCCTCGGTACCATGGGGGTGTTCCGAGGCACCATGTACATCCTCACCGGCGGTAGCTGGATCGACCATGTGGTCACATCCTACAAGCGTATTTCCGGTATCGACCTCTTCGGCATCAGTGCCCTTGCCTGGATTGTTCTCCTTCTCGGGATCATCAGTGCTCTTATCATCCAGAAAACAAGGGCCGGACGTATCTTCCACTATGTCGGAGACAACCGGGAAGGTGCCTTTTTCATGGGAATTCATGTAAAGGCGGGAGTCTTTTGGGCTCATGTTTTTGCCGGTCTTTTTGCCGGCCTGGCCGGTCTGGTTTTTGTGTCGCAGATCGGTTTTATTCCGATGCAGACGGGTTCCGGTCAGGAGATGAGGGCCGTCGCCGCCTGCGTTCTCGGCGGGGTAAGCCTTTCCGGCGGGGTAGGCGGCCCCATGGGGGCGCTGGTCGGAGGCCTGTTTCTTACCACCATCGATTCCATCCTTGTTTTCCTGAAGGTTCCTGCATTCTGGAACGACGCGATTGCCGGGGCCATTCTGCTTTCGGTCGTCTTGCTTGATTTCAGATTCAGAAAGGCCTTCGAGGCTCAGCTGAAAAGCAGACGGGCCCAGCTTGTACTTGAAGAGTCCGCACTTGAGGAGGGGGCCGTATGA